ACATTGGCTCATTGCCATAGAAGGTCTTAAAAAAGAGGGTCAATATGTTGGTTTTCTATGGGGAGGGAGGTCTGTGGAAAGAACAGAGCAGTGGGTTGATGAACTCTTTAAAGCTGGTGTTGCCTAGGAGCCAGGCTGCTGTGTTTTGGACCAATCAGAGTATTTTTAAGGTCAGGACATTCATTGCCAAGTACAGCGAGGTGCATGGACCCAGCCTGGAAGTCACAATGGCTAGACTTGGCTAAGCCATCATCTGCAGCCACTTTACTGGTCTCAGGTGACAGGGTTTTGGCAGCTGTAACTAATTTGGCATCCAGAAACAGTGAAGAATTGAGACAAACTCCCAGGATACAGTCTAACTGGAATATTTGATAGCAGACTCCTCATATGGTGGGAGATACAATGGTGGTGGCAAGCTCTTCAAATGTTTCCCTCTTCCCACCAGCAATAGTATTAGCATATATTATGAGGGAGTCCTAAGTATAGAAGAAATTCTTAGGAGTAGGTAGTAATGCCATCAGAGCGTATCACAACATAAGAGGTTATGAAAACACAGGAATTGCATAGCTAAGAAGGTGTCATTTTCCTCTCGTTTGCACTGCAGGCAGTATATCATTTAATAGGGGCCTAGGCTGCTGTCACATGAAAACCCTCTTGTAGCCAGAGAGCTTTGGAGAAAAATGCTATAAGagcacaaagtattattattatttacaagtgaaaacaatgcaaagcTTTTCATGAATAAATTATGACTTAAATGATGCTGACCATGCATTGAGAGTCCATCAAGATACAGAATAAATCTTAATATGGCTCTGGCCCATTAACTCTTAGTTACTATGTATCATCTTTTCCAGATGTTCTTGAGTGTAGTTCTCTGATACAGGAAGGCTTCTTAACACTGTCATCTTTTGAAAGTCCATTTTTTAAGGAATATAATTCTCTCTTTGACGGTGGGCAGAAAGTGTATTTTCCTAAGAACCAGGTGTGAAGATTTAGAAAAGACAGACATGTTTAAGAATACCAAGTGGAGatggtttttttctttctgtttcttgTGTGAACTGGCAGCAATACCAATGTCCGGCACTATGACATTTCATGAGGATTAGTCAGTCCTCCCAAGCAGAATAACCACAGTAATGTGTCTGTGAGTAAGCCTTGCATTCAGGGAAAAGACTGGGAGAAAAAAGGCTTCAAAAATATGTGTATCAGTGATTTGTCTGCTTCCTgatagagtgagagagagacattgCTGACAGTGAATATGGGTCAGGGCATCTATTACTCCCATTCACCATGAAACACTTTATTCTTGATCCTGAGAGTGATGTTGACTTTAAAGAAAGTAATTTGGTCTCTTCCTTTggcatttgtttttaataaacccTGTCAGCTTCTGTGAATCATTTCTCTCAGGAGACTGGAATGGTGGGTATGCCACTGACAGAAAGTCCTGCAGCTAAGTAACAATAAGCCAGCgatctcacttaaaaaaaaaaaattggttgttTGCCTGTCAATATTTTGTCCAAGTATCCAAAATATGCCTGTTTAAACTTCTGATAGCTAGAATGATGAATTTTACCTGGACTATGGACAAATCACACTGTAATTGACTATTTCTTTCCCCCGCCCATTGACTGAAACTGAGACATTACGGCACACCAGACCTTTTCAGATACTTGGCTACAATAGATAGTGACAGAGTAGTTCCCAGCTCTACCTACACAAGCTAGGACAATAGAGGGGTACAAGGGTACCATAGGAAAGGGAGGAAGTGGGCCACAGAAAGCATTATAGTAAAAGAGAGTTAGgaaaataaatctctgacaataTTAAAATATGGGCTTTTTTACACAATACAATGCCTTATTATTCTGAACAGGGTCTTTCATACATGCCTGTTGGTCTCCAGGTGGAGTTATGGTATTGGTTTTGGCCTATAAAGTTTAGAATCTGCCTATCTGAGGGACAACCTCTCTCTTCATGCCATATAACCACAGCTGTAATTAGAGAAGGAGTCTGAGCTGGAGCACCCTGGGGTTAAAAGAGAAAGGGCTGCAGGCAGGATGTTTTGGGTGGCCCTCAACTTTTTGGCTCACTCCTCCCTTTGATCTGAAATATCCTAAATCTACTGACCTTTCAGCAATGCTggaaagggaggaggaaatgAGTGGAGGTGTTTGTGGGTAGCATGGGGTATTTTTGATTAATTTTTGGCTGCAATACACTGGCCACAAAACCAGGATGCTGGACTGGTGGACATTGAGGGGCtgtgttttcagtttttctcaGAAGTGCCTAGAGCAGTGACCAGATACATTTTTATTGAATGTATAAATCTAAatctaagtaaaataaaacagatGCAAACTGTATGTCAAAATGCTTTCCAGAGTTACAGAATACAATTACAGTCAGATAAACTGTATCAGGGAGAAAAAAGAGGGAATAATGGAGAAAAAAGGTTTTCAGATGAAATTTGAAATGAGGTAGATGAAAGGAGACTATACCATACAGGAAGCTTGTTTCAGATGGTAGGAGCTGTAGCTGGAGAGGTTCCTATACACAAATTATATTGGGGGACAGAGGTGCCAGTTCCTGAGAGAAAAGAGTAGAGAGATCAGGTACATGACATAGGTTGGAAGACCTCCATTGTGGCCTTTAAAAACAGAGGCCAATTTTGAACTGCATCTTTAAATAaatagagagacaatgtgggtgagataATTTATttaaccaatttctgttggtgagagagacaagcttttgagctaagcagcttgaaagcttgtctctctcaccaacaaaagttagtccaataaaagatattacctcacccaccttgccaccctaatatcctggggccaacatggctacaacaacaacaCTTATCTTTAAAAAACAGCAGTCAAAGAGGAACAATACTGGACTGGCTAGATCCACCACAATACCTGACTGGCTAGCTCAAAAGAGGAAGGAGCTGCTGTGGTACTgggggctgggcaccaggaataagTAACAATGTTTAAAAGTTTAATGGCTAAGGAAGACACTGATTATAGTCTTGCTCTTTTCTGTTTTGAAATCTGATTTCCAGCCTCTTTCCTTGCTGTCATGAGAAGACTAAGCACATGAGCAATAACTGCAGAACTCCTCTAGGAAGTAAGTAAAAACAGACAAATATTTATGATGAATAATGTATATGCAATACGTAATCTTTCCTCTCAGCATTTCTTGTCAGGGTAGCATATTAGATGGATATTTatatcagtttatatttatttaaatcataTCTGGGCAAGATTGGTGAGGATTTGAACATGTAACCATTTGCATTCAAGGCAGGAAGGTTCCACTAGCCCACCAAACCTGCACTTACAGTGGCTGCACTTGTTTAAATAGAGTGATTCATTTACACATTCATGTCGTATGAAACAGTTTGCTCATGCCTGTCACTACTGGCCattaatttttaaagtatatttagcTCTTGACAAATGCAAAGATGAATTTAGAATATTTATGCTTGAAATTGAAGCTAAACAACTGCAAGGAGTTTACAAGAAGGGAGGATAATCTTTGTGGCTGAAGcacaggactaggagtcaggtgaaatgggttctatttctggctctgccacagccttcctgtgtgaccttgagcaaatcatgtTTCATCTACCTGCCTCAGTTGGAGATACTAACTCTGACCTACCACagtggggtgttgtgaggctgacAGTACTAGTGACTATAAAATGCTTTATGCGTTTGaagtgaaaagtgctatagaaatgaAACATATTATAAGCAGCTGTCTAGACAGGAGAAACAGAGTGGCAAGATGatttatattttcctttaaaaaaaatctctttaaataGGGACAATTGCCATGAATACTGTCAGGGTAAGAACCTCAAAATTCCTAGTCTTCAGATCAcgcctcctctcccttccccattttAAGTATTGACCATATTTATAAAAAAGACAGTCAAACTCCCCCAAAGGAAGTAAATATTACTTTAAATGGAGCAATTAGTATTTGATTGATAGAAATTACTTTTATTGTTACCACAAATTATTTATATCATGGACAAATTGTTTTGTTGCTGTTAATTTCAGTTATTATTTGTAGTTGTTACAAACTATTCATAGACATTACACTTTGAAAcactattccccccaccccactctgtccTGCCCTTTTGGGGGCAGACACTCCCACCTCAGCTGATAtgccagggccagatcctgcaaacacttttgcaTACAAATAACTTTTCTCAGTCCCCtaaggccagatccaaagcccactgcagtcaatgggagcctttccactgacttcagtgggctttgaagcaGGCTTCTAGTGCATAGGGAAATACTGGTTCTACCTATTTACACAAGGACATTATTTGTAAGAGACAACATGTCTTATTTAAACCTACTAAAAGTATTTCTATGGGAACAGGGCAAAGTAAAAGCACCTGTACTTGCAGGATAAAGGACTTTTGTGGAATTGTGAGGTTTTATGTTTAGTTCTTTGTCAGAACTAAAGCACAGAGTCCTTTCTTTACACCTTGCTCCAATTGTGGAAGGATTTTGTTTCAGCCTAAATAaggacaataataataatgattaattattaattaatacaACCCACTGACTGTTCCTCAGAGACAACATAGCAAGGCAGAGTTTCAATTCCCTTCCAAGTGACTGTCTGGTAAAACCAcctacaaagagaaaaaaaaagaaaagggatcaggacacacacacacaagtggctCATAGAAAGGCTGCCTCTATTTATAGGTACCTTGTTGGTACTGAGAGCTATCCATTATGCTAGTCTGTGTTTGTGATGCTAAAGTACAAATAGAAACAGAAGGAAATGAACAGTGAAATGTTTTCTCAGAGCATAGATAAAGTTATGGCAGCAGGGTATTGAAGTATGTGACATTTATTAAGAAAGCACTAGTTAGTCACTTTTCACAAGCCATTGGTATTTGATTGTTCAGAAGCTGACTACCTTCCATTGTTGAGTAACAGGATTACTGCATGTTTCAAGACAGACtacagcttcttttttttttggtgtgtgttctGTCTGCAGATGTTGCTATGAAGAAAGAAGTTAGAAATGACTGATGTGGAGCCTGTGGTCACAGATTTTGCAGCATCGGGAAGGGCAGGCCGCCGAAATGCCTTACCAGATATTCTGGGTtctcctgctggggctggggcagggacttcaGACCTGCCACACAAACTAGCTGAACTTTCTGTGTCAAAAGGTAATGCCTACAAATTGGTGAGAACTAAGGATTTCATGCAGTTATCCTCCATTTTCTCTCAAGACTTTTACCACTTCTTTCAGTTATGATGTCAAGTGCAATGGCAGTATTTCTTCTCTAGCTAGAACTAAATCTGCATCTGTTTTCCAAAGCAGCCATTAGTTGTGCCCATTAATTGGGAAAGGTTAATTTTATACCAGACTTCAGCTAAACTTGCCATATCCACCCTTATACCTGTTGTTCACTAGCTGGGGAGCTGGAATTATAAGATGAATTCCAAATCcatgcagcaacaacaacaaaaaacaaccacccacaTCACAACACTGTTGTGCCACCGATCATCTTGTTAGTTGGTTACTCGCCTTATGTGCCAGATTCTCTTCTGCACTGGGGTCTCAGCACAGGAGGGCAAGAGGTGTCAGGAAGCCACTTACAGCACCCCAATTCCAAAACCACTGCAGCTTTGGCCCCAACTCAAGCATAAATCAGAGCCATCTAGGGATGTACCTATTACCCCAGGAGACCATATGCCAGCTGTAAATTTGTGGAGGAGAGCTGTGTTCTGCCTTGTCCTCCTCTGCCAGGGTGGAGAAGGGGTGGTGAGGAGACAGCTACACCAGctttaccccagctgagaattTGCTCAACCGAAGGGGATTTTCAGCTAGTTTCTGGCCCCTTGGTGCTCTCAAAGAGAGAAGCTGTTCCTATTATTTATCTTCCATGGTTGTCTTATCTGCAGTTTCATATATCTCTGAGGTTCTATAACTGATATTTCCAACCCACTGCGGATCACGGGGGACTTGTGAGAGGGTAATGAACAGGCAGACCTTTTCTCAGCAGATCCCACAGGAAGATAGAGCACTTGAGTAGAGGAGTAAAAAGGTATCAACTTGCCACCTGCTGGCTTGAAACGAGAAGGGTGGAAAAAGAATCAGAAATTTAGGATGTATGTGTTTGGCGAACAGAAGCACAAAGTTAAAGGGCAGAGCATTATAAAGTAGAGGGGGAAAGAGATGGGCACAGaaagaagaatcatagaaatgtagggctggaagagaccttgagaagtaATCGAGTCCAGCACCCaatgctgaagcaggaccaaataaacctagaccatccctgacaggtatttgtccaacctgtttttctaATGTCTATCCTAAATCTCCgttgctgaagattaagcccatAACGTTTTGTCCTACTTtgagtggacatggaaaacaaatgatcactgtcctctttagaatataagaacataagaatggccatactgggtcagaccaaagttccatctagcccagtatcctgtcttccggcagtggctaatgccaggtgctcaagagggaatgaacagaacaggtaatcatcaaatgatccatcgcccattcccagcttctggcaaacagaggctagggacaccatccctgcccatcctggctaatagccattgatggacttatcctccatgagtttatctagttcttttttgaaccctgttagtcttggccttcacaacatcctctgacaaggagttctttataacagctcttaacatatttgaggtctgttatcaggtcctccccttaatcttcttttctcaagaataaacatgcacaatatttttaacctttcctcataggccagattttctaaacctttaatcatttctgttgctctattctggactctctccaatttgttcacatcctccctaaagtgtggtgcccagaactggacataatactccagctgaggcctcaccagttctGAGCAGGGCGggataattacctcccatgtcttatatttgacacacctgttaatgcaccccagaatgatattagccttttttgcagctgcatcacattgttgacatatattcaatttgtgatccactagaaccaccagattcttttcagcagtactaccacctagccaattattccctgTGTTGTAgtcgtgcatttgatttttccttcctaggtgtagtactttgcagtcatctttattgaatttcatcttgtttgtttcagaccaattctccaatttttcaaggtcattttgaattccaatcctgtcttccaaagtgcttgcaatccttcccagtttagtgtcatctgcaaattttataagtatattcTCTTCTATATTATCCAAGGCctttataaaaatattgaatagaactggacccaagaCTGACCCATGGGACCCCACTAggtatgccctcccagtttgacaacaaACTATtggtaactactctttgagtatggtcattcaaccagttgtgcacccaccttgtagtaattTCATCTGTACcccatttccctaatttgcttataaGACTATCGTGTGAGAATGTGTCAAaatccttactaaaatcaagatatatcatgactacttctcccctatccactaggccagtagccCAGTCcaagaaggcaattaggttgttttggcatgatttgttcttgacaaatgcgtgccggctattccttataaccctattatcctctagatcCTGACAAACTGATTatgtaataatttgttccaatatctttccaggtactgtaGTTAGGCtc
This genomic window from Emys orbicularis isolate rEmyOrb1 chromosome 3, rEmyOrb1.hap1, whole genome shotgun sequence contains:
- the PKIB gene encoding cAMP-dependent protein kinase inhibitor beta codes for the protein MTDVEPVVTDFAASGRAGRRNALPDILGSPAGAGAGTSDLPHKLAELSVSKDEEAEGGEISSEAMLENPEIEGKSSAS